In Nakamurella antarctica, the following are encoded in one genomic region:
- a CDS encoding LacI family DNA-binding transcriptional regulator, translating to MEGTHTDIPDTSGSAKPPQLSDVAAIAQVSVGLASRVLRGDSTLRARPETRERVLNAAALLQYTPHRSAQALRGQSTGTFGLVVHDIGNPIYAEIIKGAQDAASAAGFGLFLADADDISARDAAYQSLVAPGRVDGLLLQAGGYERDEALTSALKSRRPLVLVNSTSPLEVPAVHMDNEAAARLAAAHLLDAGHRDIAFVGGWMGSPTSSARVAGLTSAMREAGLPAPLEFDAGWDMAAGRRAMANIAESAVLPTALLVSNTFVAVGVLTEARLRGIAIPGDLSVIAFHDVWLAEAAYPALTVVSTPLREMGTIAVDALVRLTQGFEVGSTCVTSPGLHIVLRSSTGPPRTRQRQI from the coding sequence GTGGAGGGTACTCACACAGACATCCCAGATACATCCGGATCGGCAAAGCCGCCGCAGTTGTCGGACGTTGCCGCAATTGCGCAGGTCAGCGTCGGGCTTGCCAGCCGGGTACTCCGCGGTGATTCGACTTTGAGGGCGCGACCGGAAACCCGCGAACGCGTGCTGAACGCCGCAGCTCTGCTCCAGTACACGCCCCACCGCTCGGCCCAGGCGCTCCGGGGGCAATCGACCGGCACGTTTGGCCTGGTCGTTCACGACATCGGGAACCCTATTTACGCGGAGATCATCAAAGGGGCCCAGGACGCGGCTTCGGCTGCAGGATTCGGCCTCTTCCTTGCCGATGCGGACGATATTTCTGCGCGTGATGCCGCTTACCAGTCTTTGGTGGCGCCCGGACGCGTGGACGGGTTGCTGCTGCAAGCGGGTGGTTACGAAAGAGACGAAGCGCTGACCAGCGCGTTAAAGTCGCGCCGCCCGTTGGTGCTGGTCAACTCAACATCCCCGCTGGAAGTGCCAGCTGTCCACATGGATAACGAAGCAGCTGCCCGACTGGCCGCGGCCCATCTTCTTGATGCGGGGCATCGCGACATCGCGTTCGTGGGTGGCTGGATGGGCTCGCCAACATCCAGCGCCCGTGTAGCCGGCTTAACGAGCGCGATGCGCGAAGCGGGACTGCCCGCTCCCTTGGAGTTCGATGCGGGTTGGGACATGGCGGCGGGGCGCCGGGCGATGGCGAACATAGCGGAAAGCGCTGTCCTCCCAACTGCTTTGCTAGTGTCCAATACCTTTGTGGCCGTGGGCGTCCTGACTGAGGCACGCCTACGAGGCATCGCCATCCCGGGTGATCTGAGCGTGATTGCTTTCCACGATGTGTGGCTGGCGGAAGCTGCCTATCCCGCGCTGACGGTGGTGTCGACTCCGTTGCGCGAGATGGGGACAATTGCCGTAGATGCATTGGTACGTTTGACCCAGGGTTTTGAGGTGGGTTCCACCTGTGTCACCTCTCCCGGACTACACATCGTGCTCCGCTCCAGCACGGGGCCGCCTCGGACGCGGCAGCGGCAGATCTGA